Below is a genomic region from Bacillus mycoides.
ACGTATGCTCCTATCAATGTAAAAGAAGTAACGAAGCAAGAAGCTGAAAAAAAAGCTGAGAAACTTCTAGAAAAAGTGGGGTTATTAGATAAGAAAGATGCATATCCAAATCGTCTTTCAGGAGGACAAAAGCAACGTGTAGCAATTGCAAGAGCGTTAGCGATGGAACCGGAAGTTATGTTATTTGATGAACCTACCTCTGCGCTAGATCCAGAAATGGTGAAAGAAGTGTTAGAAGTTATGAAATCATTAGTTACGACAGGAATGACGATGGCAATCGTTACACATGAAATGGGATTTGCAAAAGAAGTAGCAGACCGTGTTCTCTTTTTAGATGGTGGAAAGCTCGTAGAAGATAGTAATCCGGAAGAGTTTTTTACAGCACCAAAAAGTGACCGTGCAAAAGAATTTTTGCAAAAGATATTGTAATATGTGAAGGGTACGTGAATAATAGGTAGAAAAGGATGACATTGCGTCATCCTTTTTTTATACTATTTTTAAATACATTTATACATATAGGAGTAATGATATGTTTAAAATTGGATATAGAACAGTGAAAACAGCGCTTGGAACGGGAGCGGCAGTTTTTATTGCTCAGTTATTAGGATTAGAATTTTATAGTTCAGCTGGTATTTTAGTCATTTTATGTGTGCAAAATACGAAACGAAAATCCGTTCAAGTATCGTTGCACCGTTTTTTAGCTTGTGTATTATCGATGGTATTTGCGTTTTGTATTTTTGAAACGATTGGTTATACACCACTAGCGATTAGCGTATTACTGCTTACCTTTATTCCAACTGCAGTTATGTGCAAAATTCAAGAAGGGATTGTCACGAGTTCGGTTATCGTTATGCATCTGTATTCATTAAAGCAAATTACATGGTCTATAGTTGGTAATGAAATTGTTATATTAACGATTGGAATTAGTGTCGCTTTATTAGTAAACATGTACATGCCAAGCAGTGAGAATAAACTGAAAGAGTATCAAGGAAAAATAGAAGAGCATTTCAGAACGATTTTGTTTGAAATGGTCGTTTATTTACGGAATCGAGATAGTAATTGGAGTGGGGCCGAATTAATTGAAACAGAAATGATGCTGAAAGAAGCGAAAGATTTATCATTTAAAAAACTTGAGAATGAATTTATGCGTGAAGATGACTATTATTATCGGTATTTTGATATGCGTATGCAACAATTTGAAATTTTGGAGCGCATGATACCATTAGCTGCATCACTATCTTGGACGTATGAACAAGCTGATATGATTGCAGACGTAATTGAAAATATAGGGAATTCTATTCGACCTGAAAGTACAGGGGTCATTTCGTTAAGACAACTTCAAGAAATGCGAGAAGTATTTAGAGAAATGCCTTTACCAGTCTCGCGAGAAGAATTTGAAATACGTGCAAAACTTGTTCAACTTGTTTATGAGATGGAGCAATATTTACTCATTAAAAGTCGTTTTAAGGGAAAGGATAATATAAAAGAACTTATTTAGAAGGTAGGAACTATATATGCCGTATCTTCTTTCTTTATTATTATGTCTTTCTCTATCACCGATCTGGCCTCTTGGTGATAACCCACGTGCTGGAGATCCTTTTATAATTGTAAATAAAGCAACGAATAAACTAGCTTACATCGATGATGGGAAGATCCAAAAGGTTTTTCCAGTAGCGACAGGGAAAACAAATGAATTAACCCCAGAAGGAACTTTTGACATTGTATTGAAGGCGAAGGATCCCTATTATATTGCGAAGGATATTCCTGGGGGCTCTCCAAAAAATCCACTTGGATCGAGGTGGATGGGATTTAATGCAAGAGGAACGGATGGAAGTAAGTATGGGATACACGGGACAAACCAGCCTAGTTCAATTGGAAAATATATTTCGCAAGGATGTATAAGAATGAAGAAACATGATGTGGAATATTTGTTTGATCGTATTCCAATTGGAACGAAAGTATCGATTGTGAAATCGAAAAAAACATTTCAGCAATTGGCGAAGGAAAAAGGGGCCATAGTATTTGGAAAAGTCAACGAAACGGTTGGCTTTTTCTTTTATTATAAGTTGTCTTGACATGTGTACATAACCATGCGTTAATGAGAATATATAAAGATAATTGAGTAAAGGGGTTGCTCATATGTATTTAAATCCAAAAATTTCTTACATGCAGTTTTGTGTTGGTTTTCTATTTGTTATTACATTCATATTGGCAACTTTTAATATATGTTCTTACGTTGTAGCGATTGTATTTATGGCATTACTCAATCTTACTTTTGTTATTGGGGCATTTCAGCAGAAACAATATACAAGTTTTGTAATAGCACTTGTAATGGCCTTTTCCTTTAGCATTGTAGCAATTGTAATATATATAAAATAAAATGTTCATTACAAGATAGACTATCTCGATTTCGAGATGGTCTATTTTGTATGTGTAAGCAGTAAAAAAAGGACGAGTGAATCGTCCTTTTTACCAAAACATACTTGCGCCAGTAAGTAATGTTGTTACAAGCATAGAAATTAGCATTATATAAACCATAATTTTTTGAGCTTTTTTATGCATCGTTAAACCTCCTTGCAAATCAGTACAATTTCATTGTAACGAGAAATGAAATTGTGGACAAGGGGAGAGAAAGGACAAAATTCGGGAAGGGGGTGCAAAATATTACAGGAAATTTGAGCATACGTAGAGAATATGTTAAAAGATAGATTATTAATTTTTTTTATGCAAGCTGAAGAATGGAGATACAATGATGAAAATATACGAGACAGATCGTTTACATTTAAGAGAAATTGATGAGTCGTATGCGGAAAAAGTTCTTCAATATTACGACAAAAATCGTGAATTTTTAAAAGCGTGGGAAGAGTATAGACCGGAGGGGTTTTTCACGTTAGATTATCAAAAGAAAAAGTTACAAAAGGATAGAAAAGAGTTCGCGGAAGGCAAGATTATCAGGCTTTGGATTTTTAAAAAGGGTGATGATACAAAAATTATTGGATGTATTTCATTTAATCTAATTGTTCGCGGAATTTATCAATCTTGTGTACTCGGTTATAAATTAGATAAGGAAGAATTGAATAAAGGTTACACAACAGAAGCGCTTAGAAAAGCAATTCAAGTTACCTTTGAAGAATTTCATTTACATCGTATAGAAGCACCAATTATGCCACGAAATTTAGCATCTATACAAGTAGTGACGAAGATAGGATTTCAATATGAAGGTGTATCTCGAAAAATGCTAATGGTAAATGGCATCTGGGAAGATCATATGCGCTGGGTATTGTTAAACGAGTAATAGAAGGCAGATGGGTATCTAGATGTGTTAACCATCTGTTTTTTGTCTTGTATTTCGAAACTTTTGCGAAATTCTGTTATAATTAATGTTGTTACATACATAATGGTAGTGCAGGAGGTGCAGTCTTATGATTAATCAAGAACGTTTAGTAAATGAATTTATGGAGTTAGTACAAGTAGATTCTGAAACAAAATTTGAAGCAGAAATTTGCAAAGTGTTAACAGAGAAATTTACTGCTTTAGGTGTAGAAGTATTTGAGGATGACACGATGGGTGTGACTGGTCATGGTGCAGGTAACTTAATTTGTACTTTACCAGCAACAAAAGACGGTGTTGATACAATTTATTTCACTTCTCATATGGATACAGTAGTTCCTGGTAATGGAATTAAGCCTTCTATTAAAGATGGATATATCGTATCAGATGGTACTACAATTTTAGGAGCCGATGACAAAGCTGGATTAGCATCTATGTTTGAAGCAATTCGTGTCTTAAAAGAGAAAAACATTCCTCATGGTAAAATTGAATTTATTATTACAGTTGGAGAAGAATCTGGTCTTATTGGCGCAAAAGCGTTAGATCGCGAGCGCATTACAGCAAAATATGGTTATGCATTAGATAGTGATGGAAAAGTTGGTGAAATTGTAGTTGCAGCGCCAACACAAGCGAAAGTGAATGCGATTATTCGCGGGAAAACAGCTCATGCTGGCGTAGCACCAGAAAAAGGTGTATCTGCAATTACTATCGCAGCAAAAGCAATCGCAAAGATGCCACTTGGTCGTATCGATTCTGAAACAACTGCAAATATTGGACGTTTTGAAGGTGGTACACAAACAAATATCGTTTGCGATCATGTTCAAATCTTTGCAGAAGCTCGTTCTTTAATAAATGAGAAAATGGAAGCACAAGTTGCAAAAATGAAAGAAGCATTTGAAACAACTGCAAAAGAAATGGGTGGTCATGCAGACGTTGAAGTAAAAGTTATGTATCCAGGATTTAAGTTTGCTGCTGGCGATCACGTTGTAGAAGTTGCGAAACGTGCAGCTGAAAACATTGGTCGTACGCCTTCTCTTCACCAAAGTGGTGGCGGAAGTGATGCGAACGTAATCGCAGGACATGGTATCCCAACAGTTAACTTAGCAGTTGGTTATGAAGAAATTCATACAACAAATGAAAAAATTCCTGTTGAAGAATTAGCGAAAACAGCAGAATTAGTTGTAGCTATTATCGAAGAAGTAGCGAAGTAAGTAATAAAGTCAAAAAGACGTGTGAACCAATTATGGTTTACACGTCTTTTTTTATTTTGATTCAATTGCTTTCACAAGGCGGATAAGCCAATATAAGAAGACCCACGGAAGTACATAAGTTGTTGCAAAACGTATGAAATGAGAGAAGATTCCTAAAGCGTAAATGTTAATGTTAAAAAGGGGAAGTAACAAATAATTAATCGCAAGGATTACTATAATAATAATAAATACATAATTGAGTTTATTATGTTGTTTCATAACGATTCACCTCCTTTACAATAATATCCATTTGTTACGTGTAGTATAGCAAAAAATAGATAGAGAAAAGCCAATAATTATTATAACGTGTAAAGAAATTTGATATAATGAAGGAACAAATGTTCTTTAAGGGGTGAGTAGTATGCGAGAAATGTATCCGAAAAATGGACGTGTTATTTTACATGTAGATATGAATTGTTTTTTCGCATCTGTCGAAATTGCTCATGACCCATCATTACAAGGAAAGCCATTAGCGATTGCGGGGAATGAAAAAGAGAGAAAAGGGATTATCATAACATGTAGTTATGAGGCGAGAGAATATGGAATACGTACGACGATGCCTCTATGGGAAGCGAAGCGATTATGCCCGCAATTAGTTGTGAGGCACCCTAATTTTACATTATATCGAGAAGCTTCATTTCAAATGTTTCAAATTCTTTCCCGTTTTACAGAAAAAATACAACCGTTTTCTATAGATGAAGGGTATTTGGATATTACAGATTGCTATGCGCTCGGTTCGCCTCTTGAAATAGCGAAGATGATTCAACAAGCGTTACTAACAGAGTTACAGCTTCCATGTAGCATTGGGATTGCCCCAAACCTTTTCCTAGCAAAGACTGCTTCAGATATGAAAAAACCTCTTGGAATTACAGTACTTCGAAAACGCGATATCCCAGAAATTATTTGGCCACGATCAGTTGCAGAGATGCATGGAATCGGAGAGAAAACAGCTGAAAAACTAAAAGACATTCATATACATACAATTGAACAGTTAGCAAAAGGAGACGAGCATATCATTCGCGCTAAAATTGGAAAGCACGGTGTTGATTTACAAAAACGTGCAAAAGGTATGGATGACAGGGAAGTTGATCCGAATCAAATGGGACAACATAAAAGCGTTGGAAATTCGATGACTTTCTCAAAGGATATGGACGAAGAAAAAGAATTACTTGATATGTTAGAAAGATTATCGAAATCAGTAAGCAAACGGCTACAAAAACGAACTCTCGTTAGTTATAACATTCAAATTATGATTAAATACCATGATCGTCGCACGGTAACACGGAGTAAACAATTGAAAAATGCAATATGGGAAGAACGGGTTATTTTCCAAGCAGCATCACGTTTATGGAAGCAACACTGGGATGGTGATTCTGTTCGTCTGTTAGGTGTTACAGCTACTGAATTAGAGTGGAAGACAGAATCAGTGAAACAGTTAGATTTGTTTTCATTCGAAGAAGATGCGAAAGAAGAGCCGTTACTTGCTGTTATTGATCAAATTAATGAAAAGTATGGAACACCTCTTTTACAGAGAGGTAGTCAATTATTACGTAAGCAAGAAAAGTCGTTTCAGCAAAAATTAGAAAATAAGTTTATGTAGAAGGTTTTAGAGATTTAAACCCTTCTTATTTAGATGGAAGAGAGGATCCAGCCATTCGATGTCTCCATTGTCTTTCCATTCCGATGCAAGCTCCTACAATAATTGCTATAAATAACCTTAATACGATGTCATACCATATCATCATGGTCACCTCCATACATATAAGTACATGTTATATTTTTTGAGAATGAGTGAGAAATACCCACTCATTCTCATTTTTACAACCAGCTATGGAATTTTTTAATATAAAGCTTTTTCAGGAATTGTGTTAAGAAAGCATAACCTAATAATATTCCTATGAGCCACGGGAAGTAGCTTAGTGGCAATGCTTGTAAACCAATTGCTGCACCAAGTGGTGAGAATGGAATGTAAATTCCGATTGCCATAATACAAGCGGTTAATACAAGAACTGGTATTGATGCTGTACTTTGAATGAACGGAATTTTCTGTGTTCTAATCATATGGACAATTAATGTTTGAGTTAGCAATCCAACGACAAACCAACCAGATTGGAATAGCGATTGTTCTCCAGGTGTATTTGCACCGAACACATTCCACATGACAACGAATGTGATAATATCGAATATAGAGCTAATTGGACCGATGCAAATAATGAAGTTACGCAAGTTTGCAGTATCCCATTTTCTAGGCTTCTCTAGAAATTCCTTATCCATTTTATCCCATGGAATTGAAAGCTGTGAAATATCATAAAGTAAGTTTTGAATTAAGAGATGAATTGCAAGCATCGGTAAAAATGGAATGAAAGCACTTGCCACTAATACACTAAATACATTTCCAAAGTTAGAGCTAGCTGTCATTTTTATATATTTTAAAATATTGCCGAAAGTAGTGCGTCCTTCTAAAATACCTGCTTCTAATATAGTTAAACTTTTTTCAAGTAAAATAATATCGGAAGATTCTTTTGCAATGTCAGTAGCAGTATCAACAGATATTCCAACATCAGCATCACGTAGTGCAACGGCATCGTTAATACCATCCCCCATATAACCTACAGTATGACCATTACCTTGCAATACGCGAATGATGCGGGACTTTTGCATTGGATTTAGTTTTGCGAACACTGTTGTTTCTTCTGCCAGTGTTGCTAATGTTTTATCTGGTAAAGAATCAATTTCGTAACCGAGGACAGGCTCACCTATATTTAATCCCACTTCTTTACAAACTTTTTTTGTAACAATTTCGTTATCGCCTGTTAAGATTTTCACTTGTACGCCATGTTTTTGCAATGCTTGAATTGCAGAAGCAGCAGATGGTTTAGGTGGATCTAAAAAGCCGATATATCCAGTAAGGATCATAGCGGATTCATCTTGTACTGCATAAGCTTTATGATAAGGTTTGTTATCGTTCTTGTATGCTACAGCGATGACACGCATTCCTTCACTATTTAAAGTTTCGCTGAGATGTTTTACATTTACTCTCATTTCTTCAGTGAGAGGGACAATTTGTCCATCAACTTCAGTGTAGTTACAAATTGATAAAATTTCTTCTACGGCACCTTTACAAACCATTGTATGTTCACCTAAAATATTTTTCACGATGACAGACATGCGACGCCGAGCAAAATCGAATGGAATTTCATCTAGCTTTTGAAAAGCTGATGGATCAAATTTATGGTTCTCCTCTGTATGTTCAATAACAGCTTTATCTATTAAATTTTTCAATCCAGTTTGATAGAAGCTATTTAAATAGGCAAAGTGTAATACACGATCGCATTCATTTCCGTTAGGATCTAAATGACGAACTAGGACAACTTTATCTTCTGTTAAAGTTCCAGTTTTATCTGTGCAAAGAATGTTCATAGCACCTAAGTTTTGAATTGAGTTGAGCTGTTTTACAATTACTTTTTGTTTAGACATGTTCACGGCGCCTTTAGCTAAATTAGCAGTTACAATCATTGGCAGCATTTCAGGTGTAAGGCCAACTGCAACAGCAATAGCAAAGAAAAAAGCTTCTTGCCAATCTCCTTTTGTGAATCCATTAATGAGAAGGACAATGGGTGCCATAATAAGCATGAATGTGATTAAGAGCCAACTTACTTTGTTTACGCCCTTATCAAAGTTTGTTTCTGCACGTTTTCCGATAACCTTTTTTGCTAAAGAGCCGAAATACGTATCCGTACTAGTTGAAACAACAACAGCTTTTGCGCTACCGCTAACAATATTTGTACCCATAAAGCAAAGGTTTTCCATATCGAGCGGATTGTAATTTTTTTTCATGTTTTTCGGTAATATATGTTTATTTTCCGTATGGTAGCAGTTTTCGTATTTTTCTACAGGAAGTGCTTCCCCGGTTAAAGAAGACTGATTAACAAATAAATCTTTTGCGGATAAAATACGCACATCAGCTGGCACGATATCACCAGCTGAAAGTGAAATAATATCGCCAGGTACAAGTTCTTCAATTGGAATTTCTGTTGTGTAATTTCGATTTAAATTTGTTACGTTTTTTGTTTCGTGTACAAATCCATCTATTCTAAAGACACTCGCAGTTGTTCGAACCATAGCCTTTAACTTATCCGCCGCTTTCTGAGAGCGGAATTCTTGTAAAAAGCGAATCGTTGCACTTAGCAGTACCATTACAGATACGACAATTGTTCCTTGTATATCATCTGTGAAAAAAGAGAGTGCTCCAAGAGCTAACAAAACAAAAATAAATGGATTTTTAAATGCCAGCAGAAATTGAATGTACCACAGCAATGTTTTATTATGAGCGATTTCGTTCGGACCATATAAAGAAAGTCTACGAGACGCTTCTTGTTTAGAGAGTCCATCTTGTGTTGTTTCTAAGAGTTTTAACGCAGAGTTTACATCCTGTGTTGCAACTTCCACTAATAATTCGTTATTTGCTTTCATGCTATCTTGATCGTAAGCATGCTTCGTTTCTTGTTTTTGTAAATTTAACATTGGTAGTTCCTCCTTTTCATGAAGGAGGAAACAATCTGTTACTCGACTATTTTAAACAGGGAGGAACAGCTTCTTTCCTACCTACATGATGAAATATAAATGTAAAACATATGGGTATCTGGGCCGAATCATCACTTGACACTGTTCCTCACCTCCGTACAATTTAATAGTTTCTGAATATGCTATGTTTGTTTCATAGTAGGGTGCATAAAGATATAAAAAAGACCTTTACTCAAAACGAGTAAAGGTCTGAATTCATAGTCAAAAAGAGTCAACAACAAAGACTGTTAGTAAACATAGATAAAAACAGTTTTTGTGTATGACAAAACATACGCACCTCTCCCTCGTTGAGTTTTAGCACTGTATAGCATAGGTACTGAAACCAGCTACGTTAAGAAAGGCCTTCATTCCGACCTTTCCTGTTGACCCATTGGCGTCTCTCGACATTTTTGGGCAGCAGCGTTTCTCTATACAGGAGCCTCACCTAACAGAGACCATATTCAATTACACGTTGAATATTAGCACTGTAAAATCGTAGTGTCAATATCTTTTTAATCTGTTTTTTTGAAAAATCAAATAGATTTATGATGGCTATATAGTAGGAAATAAGCGGAGTTTTTTGAAATAAGGCGGGAAAATAAATACTTTAATGAACATAAATAAAAAGCACTGATTACAGTGCTTTTTATTATAGATTATGAGATTGTAGGATTTTCAAAAATAACAATTTCTGAGTTACTTGTTGTTGAAACGCGTTGTGCGTAATATGTTAAAGCTGAAGAAATATATGTTGGTAACGTCTCATTTGTATGTGATGTTGTATATTCATGGATTAATTCTTTTAAAGTCGTCCATTCTAATTGTGCTGGGTGATCAGAAACGAAAGAACTTACCCAGCGATCAAATGAAGATGAAAAATCAGTTTGTAAACGAAATACTTCTTTCATAATAAAACGCTCCCTTAAAATGTAGTACAATCATTTTACCACAAAATACGAACGATAGCTAAATTTTTTAAGTATAATGTTCGTGTTATATAGTTGTCTAGATGATTGGTTATACAAATTCAATTTGCCATTTGAAATAACATTCCGTAAGATGAAAGATAGATTATATAAAGAGCTGGAGGAAAGAAAGTGGAATTTGTATTTTTAGGGACTGGTGCAGGTGTTCCTTCAAAAGGAAGGAATGTTTCAGCAATTGCTTTGCAGTTGTTAGAAGAAAGAGGACAGACTTGGTTATTTGACTGTGGCGAGGCGACGCAACATCAAATACTACATACGTCTGTACGTCCACGCCGCATTGAAAAAATATTTATTACGCATTTACATGGCGATCATATTTTTGGATTGCCGGGTTTATTGGGTAGCCGTTCGTTTCAAGGTGGAACAACAAAATTAACAGTGTACGGACCAAAAGGAATTAAACAATTTATTGAAGTGGCATTATTAGTAAGTACGACACATGTTAAATATCCACTTGAAATCGTTGAGATTACGGAAGAAGGTATTGTGTTTGAGGATAATGAATTTTGTGTAGAAACAAAAAGGTTATCACATGGAATTGAATGCTTCGGATATCGAATTGTAGAGAAAGATATACAGGGAGCTCTTTTAGTGGATAAGTTACTGGGAATGGGTGTGAAACCTGGTCCAGTTTTTAAACGCTTAAAAGATGGTGAAGTAGTTGAATTAGAGAATGGCACAGTGTTAGATGGAAAAGATTTTATTGGCCCGCCTCAAAAAGGAAGAGTTATTACAATTTTAGGCGATACACGATATTGCGAAGCGAGTAGAGAGCTTGCGCAAGATGCTGACGTACTTGTTCATGAAGCGACTTTTGCGGCAGAAGATGAACAACAAGCGTATGATTATTTTCATTCCACATCTAAGCAAGCTG
It encodes:
- a CDS encoding amino acid ABC transporter ATP-binding protein encodes the protein MIKIDNLHKSFGKNEVLKGITTTIEKGEVVAIIGPSGSGKSTFLRCMNVLEAPTDGHIWIGTEEVTNPKTNIMHVRENVGMVFQHFHLFPHMTVLENITYAPINVKEVTKQEAEKKAEKLLEKVGLLDKKDAYPNRLSGGQKQRVAIARALAMEPEVMLFDEPTSALDPEMVKEVLEVMKSLVTTGMTMAIVTHEMGFAKEVADRVLFLDGGKLVEDSNPEEFFTAPKSDRAKEFLQKIL
- a CDS encoding aromatic acid exporter family protein, with the translated sequence MFKIGYRTVKTALGTGAAVFIAQLLGLEFYSSAGILVILCVQNTKRKSVQVSLHRFLACVLSMVFAFCIFETIGYTPLAISVLLLTFIPTAVMCKIQEGIVTSSVIVMHLYSLKQITWSIVGNEIVILTIGISVALLVNMYMPSSENKLKEYQGKIEEHFRTILFEMVVYLRNRDSNWSGAELIETEMMLKEAKDLSFKKLENEFMREDDYYYRYFDMRMQQFEILERMIPLAASLSWTYEQADMIADVIENIGNSIRPESTGVISLRQLQEMREVFREMPLPVSREEFEIRAKLVQLVYEMEQYLLIKSRFKGKDNIKELI
- a CDS encoding L,D-transpeptidase, with product MPYLLSLLLCLSLSPIWPLGDNPRAGDPFIIVNKATNKLAYIDDGKIQKVFPVATGKTNELTPEGTFDIVLKAKDPYYIAKDIPGGSPKNPLGSRWMGFNARGTDGSKYGIHGTNQPSSIGKYISQGCIRMKKHDVEYLFDRIPIGTKVSIVKSKKTFQQLAKEKGAIVFGKVNETVGFFFYYKLS
- a CDS encoding DUF3894 domain-containing protein; amino-acid sequence: MYLNPKISYMQFCVGFLFVITFILATFNICSYVVAIVFMALLNLTFVIGAFQQKQYTSFVIALVMAFSFSIVAIVIYIK
- the prli42 gene encoding stressosome-associated protein Prli42; amino-acid sequence: MHKKAQKIMVYIMLISMLVTTLLTGASMFW
- a CDS encoding GNAT family N-acetyltransferase, coding for MMKIYETDRLHLREIDESYAEKVLQYYDKNREFLKAWEEYRPEGFFTLDYQKKKLQKDRKEFAEGKIIRLWIFKKGDDTKIIGCISFNLIVRGIYQSCVLGYKLDKEELNKGYTTEALRKAIQVTFEEFHLHRIEAPIMPRNLASIQVVTKIGFQYEGVSRKMLMVNGIWEDHMRWVLLNE
- a CDS encoding tripeptidase T encodes the protein MINQERLVNEFMELVQVDSETKFEAEICKVLTEKFTALGVEVFEDDTMGVTGHGAGNLICTLPATKDGVDTIYFTSHMDTVVPGNGIKPSIKDGYIVSDGTTILGADDKAGLASMFEAIRVLKEKNIPHGKIEFIITVGEESGLIGAKALDRERITAKYGYALDSDGKVGEIVVAAPTQAKVNAIIRGKTAHAGVAPEKGVSAITIAAKAIAKMPLGRIDSETTANIGRFEGGTQTNIVCDHVQIFAEARSLINEKMEAQVAKMKEAFETTAKEMGGHADVEVKVMYPGFKFAAGDHVVEVAKRAAENIGRTPSLHQSGGGSDANVIAGHGIPTVNLAVGYEEIHTTNEKIPVEELAKTAELVVAIIEEVAK
- a CDS encoding DNA polymerase IV, with translation MREMYPKNGRVILHVDMNCFFASVEIAHDPSLQGKPLAIAGNEKERKGIIITCSYEAREYGIRTTMPLWEAKRLCPQLVVRHPNFTLYREASFQMFQILSRFTEKIQPFSIDEGYLDITDCYALGSPLEIAKMIQQALLTELQLPCSIGIAPNLFLAKTASDMKKPLGITVLRKRDIPEIIWPRSVAEMHGIGEKTAEKLKDIHIHTIEQLAKGDEHIIRAKIGKHGVDLQKRAKGMDDREVDPNQMGQHKSVGNSMTFSKDMDEEKELLDMLERLSKSVSKRLQKRTLVSYNIQIMIKYHDRRTVTRSKQLKNAIWEERVIFQAASRLWKQHWDGDSVRLLGVTATELEWKTESVKQLDLFSFEEDAKEEPLLAVIDQINEKYGTPLLQRGSQLLRKQEKSFQQKLENKFM
- the mgtA gene encoding magnesium-translocating P-type ATPase, with amino-acid sequence MLNLQKQETKHAYDQDSMKANNELLVEVATQDVNSALKLLETTQDGLSKQEASRRLSLYGPNEIAHNKTLLWYIQFLLAFKNPFIFVLLALGALSFFTDDIQGTIVVSVMVLLSATIRFLQEFRSQKAADKLKAMVRTTASVFRIDGFVHETKNVTNLNRNYTTEIPIEELVPGDIISLSAGDIVPADVRILSAKDLFVNQSSLTGEALPVEKYENCYHTENKHILPKNMKKNYNPLDMENLCFMGTNIVSGSAKAVVVSTSTDTYFGSLAKKVIGKRAETNFDKGVNKVSWLLITFMLIMAPIVLLINGFTKGDWQEAFFFAIAVAVGLTPEMLPMIVTANLAKGAVNMSKQKVIVKQLNSIQNLGAMNILCTDKTGTLTEDKVVLVRHLDPNGNECDRVLHFAYLNSFYQTGLKNLIDKAVIEHTEENHKFDPSAFQKLDEIPFDFARRRMSVIVKNILGEHTMVCKGAVEEILSICNYTEVDGQIVPLTEEMRVNVKHLSETLNSEGMRVIAVAYKNDNKPYHKAYAVQDESAMILTGYIGFLDPPKPSAASAIQALQKHGVQVKILTGDNEIVTKKVCKEVGLNIGEPVLGYEIDSLPDKTLATLAEETTVFAKLNPMQKSRIIRVLQGNGHTVGYMGDGINDAVALRDADVGISVDTATDIAKESSDIILLEKSLTILEAGILEGRTTFGNILKYIKMTASSNFGNVFSVLVASAFIPFLPMLAIHLLIQNLLYDISQLSIPWDKMDKEFLEKPRKWDTANLRNFIICIGPISSIFDIITFVVMWNVFGANTPGEQSLFQSGWFVVGLLTQTLIVHMIRTQKIPFIQSTASIPVLVLTACIMAIGIYIPFSPLGAAIGLQALPLSYFPWLIGILLGYAFLTQFLKKLYIKKFHSWL
- a CDS encoding DUF3932 family protein, producing the protein MKEVFRLQTDFSSSFDRWVSSFVSDHPAQLEWTTLKELIHEYTTSHTNETLPTYISSALTYYAQRVSTTSNSEIVIFENPTIS
- the rnz gene encoding ribonuclease Z, with amino-acid sequence MEFVFLGTGAGVPSKGRNVSAIALQLLEERGQTWLFDCGEATQHQILHTSVRPRRIEKIFITHLHGDHIFGLPGLLGSRSFQGGTTKLTVYGPKGIKQFIEVALLVSTTHVKYPLEIVEITEEGIVFEDNEFCVETKRLSHGIECFGYRIVEKDIQGALLVDKLLGMGVKPGPVFKRLKDGEVVELENGTVLDGKDFIGPPQKGRVITILGDTRYCEASRELAQDADVLVHEATFAAEDEQQAYDYFHSTSKQAASIALQANAKRLILTHISSRYQGDTYKELLKEARELFSNTEIATDLKSFPVER